In Tolypothrix sp. NIES-4075, the following proteins share a genomic window:
- a CDS encoding fatty acyl-AMP ligase: protein MLREFSTLVDVLRERSQQQQDQKAYTFIKDTDTELSSLTYAELDRQARAIAAQLQSIGATGQRALLLYPSGLEFIAAFFGCLYASVVAVPAYPPRRNQKMSRIEAIVADAQPQVLLTTEALLSNIESRFAENAELAGLRCLATDNIDEHQAESWQKTALESSALAFLQYTSGSTGTPKGVMVSHGNLLHNSTLIHKGFEHTPNSKGVIWLPPYHDMGLIGGVLQPLYGGFPVILMSPENFLQKPLRWLTAISQYKGTTSGGPSFAYELCVNKITDQERATLDLSSWQVAFNGAEQIRAETMERFVAAFAPCGFRREAFYPCYGMAETTLIVSGGHASAAPVLQNVQKEALEQNRVVTASKEKSGSQTVVGCGQALKDMEVVIANPETMTRSKPNEIGEIWVSGPSVAQGYWNRPEQTKQTFGAQLLDTEEGPFLRTGDLGFLQNGELFVTGRIKDVIIIRGQNHYPQDIELTVEKSHPALRRGCGAAFAVEVKGEERLVIVHEVERSYLRKLDVNEVVGNIRHAVATHHGLQVYAAVLVRTGTICKTSSNKIQRHACRSGFVSGSLDVVQDWSENPQNKTKFLHLDSEVDSLLQQLQETQATKTMAANYSGLQLDEIENLTPSVPNTPLFAKERGRG from the coding sequence ATGTTACGAGAATTTTCTACTTTGGTAGATGTCTTGAGAGAAAGGTCGCAACAGCAGCAAGACCAAAAAGCTTATACCTTTATAAAAGACACAGACACAGAATTAAGTAGTCTAACTTATGCAGAATTGGATCGTCAGGCACGGGCGATCGCCGCTCAACTCCAAAGCATAGGAGCTACCGGACAACGAGCTTTACTGCTATATCCATCTGGTCTGGAATTCATTGCCGCTTTTTTCGGATGTCTGTACGCCTCTGTTGTGGCTGTTCCCGCTTATCCACCCAGGCGCAATCAAAAAATGTCCCGAATCGAGGCGATTGTCGCAGATGCCCAACCTCAAGTGTTACTCACCACAGAAGCTCTATTGAGTAACATCGAGAGTCGGTTTGCCGAGAACGCAGAACTAGCTGGATTGCGCTGTTTGGCTACTGACAACATTGACGAACATCAGGCGGAGTCATGGCAGAAAACAGCTTTGGAAAGCAGTGCCCTAGCTTTTCTCCAGTACACCTCAGGTTCTACCGGAACACCGAAAGGGGTGATGGTAAGTCACGGCAATTTGCTGCACAATTCAACTCTAATCCATAAGGGTTTTGAGCATACCCCCAACAGCAAGGGAGTTATATGGCTGCCTCCTTACCATGATATGGGATTGATTGGTGGAGTCTTACAGCCTCTCTATGGTGGATTCCCTGTCATACTTATGTCGCCGGAAAACTTCCTACAAAAGCCTTTGCGCTGGCTGACGGCAATATCTCAATATAAAGGCACCACCAGCGGCGGACCTAGTTTTGCTTACGAGCTATGCGTGAACAAGATTACCGACCAAGAGCGGGCGACTCTCGACCTCAGTAGCTGGCAGGTGGCTTTCAACGGAGCCGAACAGATCCGTGCCGAAACTATGGAGCGTTTTGTAGCGGCTTTTGCACCTTGTGGCTTCCGCCGCGAGGCATTCTACCCGTGTTACGGCATGGCAGAAACGACTCTGATTGTTTCTGGTGGTCATGCAAGCGCCGCGCCAGTCCTGCAAAACGTTCAAAAAGAAGCGCTAGAGCAAAATCGGGTAGTTACAGCTAGCAAGGAGAAATCCGGCAGCCAAACAGTGGTTGGTTGCGGTCAAGCCTTGAAAGACATGGAGGTTGTCATTGCCAATCCAGAGACAATGACCCGCTCTAAGCCCAATGAGATAGGTGAAATTTGGGTATCAGGTCCTTCTGTGGCACAGGGCTACTGGAATCGACCAGAACAGACAAAGCAAACCTTTGGAGCGCAACTGTTAGACACAGAAGAGGGACCCTTCCTGCGGACGGGGGACTTGGGATTCTTGCAGAATGGCGAGTTGTTTGTCACGGGGCGCATCAAAGATGTGATTATCATCCGAGGGCAAAACCATTATCCCCAAGACATTGAACTGACCGTAGAGAAAAGTCATCCAGCACTGCGCCGTGGTTGCGGGGCAGCCTTTGCTGTAGAGGTAAAGGGCGAAGAACGACTGGTAATTGTTCATGAGGTCGAGCGCTCTTACCTGCGAAAACTCGATGTGAATGAGGTAGTTGGAAATATCCGCCACGCAGTAGCGACGCATCACGGTCTCCAGGTTTATGCTGCGGTATTAGTTAGGACTGGCACTATTTGCAAAACTTCCAGTAATAAAATTCAGCGTCATGCTTGTCGATCTGGTTTTGTAAGTGGAAGTTTAGATGTGGTGCAAGATTGGAGTGAGAATCCTCAGAACAAAACGAAATTCCTGCATTTGGATAGTGAAGTTGATTCTTTATTGCAACAACTGCAAGAAACACAAGCAACAAAAACTATGGCAGCAAATTATAGCGGGTTGCAATTGGATGAAATAGAGAACCTCACCCCGTCCGTTCCGAACACCCCTCTGTTTGCTAAGGAGAGGGGAAGGGGGTGA
- a CDS encoding IS607 family transposase: MKLMYKPHEFAKKLGVTVKTLQRWDTSGKLPAKRTVSNYRYYTDDDLRIAQGLQPLEAKKKVVVYCRVSSNNQKPELSNQIKAMEIFCTTKGLSIDECIKEIGGGLNFKRKKFLSIVFSIIKGEIKTLVVAHKDRLCRFAFDFVEELATSYGCEIIVANQESLSPQQELVEDLMAIIHCFSCRLYGLRSYSIDLKNKLQETIDNPRHEQIELEGEERAC; this comes from the coding sequence ATCAAACTGATGTACAAGCCGCACGAGTTTGCGAAAAAATTAGGTGTAACAGTTAAAACACTGCAACGGTGGGATACTTCTGGGAAACTCCCTGCAAAAAGAACAGTTTCTAATTACCGTTATTACACTGATGATGATTTAAGAATAGCTCAAGGTCTACAGCCTCTAGAAGCAAAAAAGAAAGTGGTTGTATATTGTCGTGTGTCTTCAAATAACCAAAAGCCTGAGTTATCAAATCAAATCAAGGCTATGGAAATTTTTTGTACCACCAAAGGGCTATCTATCGATGAATGCATAAAAGAAATTGGGGGAGGACTAAACTTTAAGCGCAAAAAGTTTTTAAGTATTGTGTTTTCTATTATTAAAGGTGAAATCAAAACCTTGGTTGTTGCACATAAGGATAGACTTTGCAGATTCGCGTTTGATTTTGTAGAAGAGCTAGCCACATCTTACGGTTGTGAAATTATTGTAGCCAACCAAGAATCTTTGTCACCGCAACAAGAATTAGTTGAAGATTTGATGGCTATCATACACTGTTTTTCTTGCAGGTTATATGGACTGCGTTCTTATTCTATCGATTTAAAAAATAAACTTCAAGAGACTATTGACAACCCTAGACATGAGCAAATAGAATTGGAAGGTGAAGAACGAGCGTGTTGA
- a CDS encoding acyl-CoA desaturase yields MNSKSNQTKPMTMYLDSTKTDEALVSSPHKQKITIKSDRLKTPQQLHALASVLIPLLGTVVAIAIASRSGISPIELGLLIGMYVLTVTAISVGFHRQFSHCTFKTHTWVRVILAILGSMACQGPVIFWVSTHRRHHQFSDESGDSHSPYVKDDEQLGFLQGLWHSHVGWTFTQEITNTFLFAKDLLRDPVISKVNQLYYVWVLLGLFIPAILGGILTQTWMGVLSGFLWGGLVRLFLTYQATNSINSITHLFGNRPFDTGDWSRNNIWLAIPTGGEAWHNNHHAFPNSAKFGLSWWQIDLGYWVIRVLEMIGLAWDVKSPTAGMIQAKKEAKKIA; encoded by the coding sequence GTGAACAGCAAAAGCAATCAAACTAAACCAATGACGATGTATTTAGATAGCACAAAAACAGATGAAGCTCTTGTGAGTTCACCTCATAAGCAGAAAATAACAATCAAAAGCGATCGCCTGAAAACTCCACAGCAGCTTCATGCCTTGGCTAGTGTCTTAATTCCTTTACTTGGAACGGTAGTAGCAATTGCCATAGCCTCGCGTTCGGGAATTAGTCCAATAGAACTAGGGCTGTTGATCGGCATGTACGTCTTGACCGTGACTGCGATTAGTGTCGGTTTTCATCGGCAGTTTTCGCACTGCACCTTTAAGACTCATACTTGGGTTAGAGTTATACTCGCCATTTTGGGGTCTATGGCTTGCCAAGGTCCGGTCATTTTTTGGGTAAGCACTCATCGGCGTCATCACCAGTTTAGCGATGAATCTGGGGATAGCCATTCTCCATATGTCAAGGATGATGAACAGCTAGGTTTTCTCCAGGGTTTATGGCATTCCCACGTTGGCTGGACGTTTACCCAGGAAATCACTAATACTTTTCTATTCGCCAAAGACTTGCTTCGAGATCCTGTCATCTCCAAAGTCAACCAGCTTTACTACGTTTGGGTACTTCTGGGTCTATTTATCCCTGCTATCTTAGGCGGAATTTTGACCCAGACTTGGATGGGTGTTCTATCAGGATTTTTGTGGGGTGGTCTTGTCCGCTTGTTCCTCACATATCAGGCTACCAACAGCATTAACTCAATCACCCATCTTTTTGGCAACCGTCCCTTTGATACAGGCGATTGGAGTAGGAACAATATCTGGCTAGCTATTCCCACTGGTGGGGAAGCGTGGCACAACAACCATCATGCTTTTCCAAACTCAGCAAAGTTCGGACTCTCATGGTGGCAAATTGACCTCGGTTACTGGGTAATTCGAGTTCTTGAAATGATTGGTCTAGCCTGGGATGTCAAGTCTCCCACAGCAGGCATGATACAAGCCAAAAAAGAAGCCAAAAAAATCGCCTAG
- a CDS encoding RNA-guided endonuclease InsQ/TnpB family protein — MLLSIKTKLKLSRTQETIMSKHAGIARFTYNWGLATWNNFYKDGLKPNKYILKKFFNNHIKPEFEWIKEKGICQKITQYAFDNLGDAFSRFFSGKGGYPNFKKKGHHDSFTIDASGKPIPVGGKSIKMPTIGWVRTYEGLPHTTCKSITISRTADSWFISFAYEQTHEPTTKQHDVVGVDLGVKELATFSTGVVFPNPKHYKTHLAKLRRLSRKFARKTKGSNNRNKTKIQLARHHARVTNLRKNTLHQVTTFLCKNHAKIVVEDLNVSGMLSNHKLAQVIADCGFHEFKRQLEYKAKKFGCEIVIADRWFPSSKTCSNCGHIQDMPLKERTYNCGSCGYSMDRDLNAAINLSRLAKA; from the coding sequence ATGCTTTTATCCATCAAAACAAAGTTAAAACTGAGTAGAACTCAAGAAACGATTATGAGTAAACATGCAGGTATTGCTAGATTTACTTACAACTGGGGTCTTGCTACTTGGAATAATTTTTATAAAGATGGACTAAAGCCAAACAAATACATCCTCAAAAAGTTTTTTAACAACCACATCAAACCTGAGTTTGAGTGGATTAAAGAGAAAGGTATTTGTCAGAAAATAACTCAATATGCTTTCGATAATTTAGGTGACGCTTTCTCCAGATTCTTTTCGGGTAAAGGTGGCTATCCTAACTTTAAAAAGAAAGGACATCATGATTCTTTCACTATTGATGCAAGTGGAAAGCCCATTCCAGTAGGTGGAAAATCAATCAAAATGCCTACGATTGGATGGGTAAGAACTTACGAAGGTTTGCCACACACTACTTGCAAATCAATCACCATTTCAAGAACTGCTGATAGCTGGTTTATTTCTTTCGCTTACGAACAAACACATGAACCAACCACCAAACAGCATGATGTTGTAGGCGTTGATTTGGGAGTTAAAGAATTAGCTACATTTTCTACGGGGGTAGTGTTTCCTAACCCCAAGCATTACAAAACCCATCTAGCAAAGCTTCGTAGACTATCACGAAAGTTTGCTAGAAAAACGAAAGGTTCTAATAATAGAAACAAAACCAAAATACAACTTGCAAGACATCATGCTAGGGTAACCAATCTTAGGAAAAATACTCTTCACCAAGTCACTACTTTCTTATGCAAAAACCACGCAAAAATAGTAGTAGAAGATTTGAACGTTTCTGGGATGCTATCTAACCACAAATTGGCGCAAGTGATTGCTGATTGTGGATTTCATGAATTCAAACGGCAGTTGGAATATAAAGCTAAAAAGTTTGGCTGCGAAATAGTCATCGCTGACCGTTGGTTTCCATCAAGTAAAACTTGTTCCAATTGTGGACATATTCAAGATATGCCACTTAAAGAAAGAACCTACAACTGTGGAAGTTGTGGGTACTCGATGGACAGGGATTTAAACGCAGCAATCAATTTATCACGTTTGGCTAAAGCGTGA
- a CDS encoding metal ABC transporter permease, with protein MYISDDCLLSWLAVTNGNDLVTLLEFPFMQRAIAGAVLMGILGGVLGSFVTLRSLSFFSHAVGHAALVGVALGVLLQLNPTWMLLPFTLVFGVVVLYLIDKTDLGSDSVLSIVLSGALALGVILTSLIQGYRGNLMSVLFGDILAINTTDLILTLLVLVLSSIFLLSSLRQQILLTLNPPVAQIQGIPVQLYRYAFVVLLSLAVAVAIKAVGVLLVNAFLVIPASIAKLISHNFIRFLLMSVIFGSTTSIAGIIISGLFNFASGPSIVLVQFIVFVAVFSWVKLTQKAA; from the coding sequence ATGTATATAAGCGATGATTGTCTGTTAAGTTGGCTAGCTGTCACCAATGGTAATGACTTGGTGACGTTATTAGAATTTCCCTTCATGCAACGTGCGATCGCTGGTGCTGTTTTAATGGGAATACTTGGGGGTGTTTTAGGTAGTTTTGTCACCTTGCGTTCCTTATCTTTTTTTAGCCATGCTGTTGGTCATGCTGCTTTGGTAGGGGTAGCGTTAGGTGTGTTATTACAGCTAAACCCCACTTGGATGCTACTACCGTTTACTTTAGTTTTTGGCGTTGTTGTCCTCTACTTGATTGACAAAACCGATTTAGGTAGCGATAGCGTTCTCAGTATTGTCTTGTCAGGAGCATTAGCTCTAGGCGTAATTCTCACTAGCCTGATTCAAGGATATCGCGGCAACTTGATGAGTGTGCTGTTCGGCGATATTCTCGCCATCAATACCACAGATTTAATTTTGACACTGTTAGTGCTTGTCTTAAGTAGCATATTCTTACTTTCAAGCCTGCGGCAGCAAATTTTATTGACCCTTAACCCCCCCGTGGCACAGATTCAAGGCATTCCAGTACAATTGTATCGCTACGCATTTGTTGTATTGCTGTCATTAGCCGTTGCTGTAGCGATTAAAGCCGTGGGCGTTTTATTGGTAAATGCCTTTTTAGTAATTCCTGCCTCGATTGCGAAACTAATAAGTCATAACTTTATCCGCTTTCTGCTAATGTCAGTTATTTTCGGCTCCACCACCAGCATCGCTGGCATAATCATATCGGGTCTTTTCAACTTTGCCTCTGGTCCAAGTATTGTTCTTGTGCAGTTTATCGTATTCGTAGCTGTTTTTAGCTGGGTCAAGTTGACTCAAAAAGCGGCATAG
- a CDS encoding ArsR/SmtB family transcription factor: MAEFFSFLGDANRLRILSVLAKEELCVSDLAALLKMSESAVSHQLRNLRAMRLVSYRKQGRNVFYQLHDSHVFHLYQAVAEHLDEKDEG; the protein is encoded by the coding sequence ATGGCAGAATTTTTTAGCTTTTTAGGGGATGCTAATCGCTTGCGAATTCTCTCTGTTTTAGCCAAAGAAGAACTTTGTGTCAGCGATTTAGCCGCATTATTAAAAATGAGTGAATCTGCTGTTTCTCATCAATTGCGAAACTTACGAGCAATGCGCTTAGTCAGTTATCGCAAACAAGGTCGCAATGTCTTCTATCAACTTCACGACAGCCATGTTTTTCATCTTTACCAAGCTGTTGCAGAACACCTTGATGAGAAGGATGAAGGATAA
- a CDS encoding acyl carrier protein produces the protein MQNVEVNQMPTISGNNNADAKKNAQKQPPTATEIQVWLVSHLAQQLEINSNDIDITIPFERYGLDSSAAVSLSGDLEDWLGCEIDPTLLYDYPTIEGLARHLAEELKVKV, from the coding sequence ATGCAGAATGTTGAAGTCAACCAGATGCCTACAATTTCTGGAAATAACAATGCCGATGCGAAAAAAAATGCACAAAAGCAACCGCCGACTGCAACAGAAATTCAAGTCTGGCTTGTCTCCCATCTGGCACAACAACTGGAAATTAACTCAAATGATATTGATATTACGATTCCCTTCGAGCGCTACGGTCTGGATTCCTCAGCAGCAGTAAGTCTGAGTGGTGACTTAGAGGACTGGCTTGGATGTGAAATCGATCCTACTTTACTCTACGATTACCCCACCATTGAGGGTCTGGCGCGGCATTTAGCTGAGGAATTGAAAGTAAAGGTGTAA
- a CDS encoding SAM-dependent methyltransferase: MNSVKTQNPGASAEAIQHHYDVSNDFYRIWLDSTNTYSSALWEENDDLELAQLRKIDFHIERARAKGAKRVLDVGCGWGSTLKRLVEIYGVEQGVGLTLSKAQADWIASFNHPQIEVKLESWSDHSPKEPYDAIISIGAFEHFAKPEFSESEKLEGYRTFFQRCHQWLKPKGWISLQTIAHGNCRKEDMSKFIGDDIFPESDLPTIADIAKASERIFEIVTLQNDREHYERTLKVWLKRLKANRKEAVNLVGEEVVAKYEKYLSFCMIGFHTGTMDLLRISMRRIDNPRN, translated from the coding sequence ATGAATTCTGTGAAAACTCAAAATCCTGGTGCATCGGCAGAGGCAATTCAGCATCATTATGATGTGAGTAACGATTTTTATCGAATTTGGCTTGACAGCACAAACACTTATTCGTCTGCGCTTTGGGAAGAAAACGATGACCTGGAATTAGCGCAGTTAAGAAAAATTGACTTTCATATTGAGCGGGCTAGAGCAAAGGGTGCCAAACGAGTTTTAGATGTGGGTTGCGGCTGGGGTTCCACATTAAAGCGCCTTGTGGAAATCTATGGTGTTGAGCAGGGTGTTGGTTTGACCTTGAGCAAGGCACAGGCAGACTGGATTGCGTCGTTCAACCATCCACAAATTGAAGTGAAGTTAGAGAGCTGGTCAGACCATTCTCCAAAAGAACCTTACGATGCAATTATTTCCATTGGTGCCTTCGAGCATTTTGCTAAACCGGAGTTTTCCGAATCTGAGAAACTAGAGGGCTATCGTACATTTTTCCAGCGCTGTCACCAGTGGCTGAAACCAAAAGGTTGGATATCGCTTCAAACGATCGCTCATGGTAACTGTCGCAAAGAAGACATGAGCAAATTCATCGGCGATGATATATTCCCCGAATCAGATTTACCAACTATTGCAGATATCGCCAAAGCGAGCGAACGGATTTTCGAGATTGTCACACTTCAAAACGATCGCGAACATTACGAACGCACACTCAAAGTTTGGCTCAAAAGGCTAAAAGCAAACCGCAAAGAAGCAGTCAACCTGGTTGGGGAAGAAGTGGTTGCCAAATATGAAAAATATCTCAGCTTTTGTATGATTGGTTTCCACACAGGAACTATGGACCTATTGCGAATTTCCATGCGCCGCATTGACAACCCTCGTAATTGA
- a CDS encoding type I polyketide synthase, translating to MEPIAIIGTGCRFPGANNPESFWQLLRNGVDTITEVPKERWDIDALYDPKPATPEKMNTRCGGFLEQVDQFEPSFFGISPREAEPMDPQQRLLLEVAWEALENAAIVPQKLAGSKTGVFIGICNADYHRLIYQDSSRINAHSGTGTAFSIAANRLSYVLDLRGPSVAIDTACSSSLVAVHFACQSLHNGESNLCLVGGVNLILSPEPSITFSQAHMMSADGRCKTFDASANGYVRGEGCGIVVLKRLKDALRDKDNIQAIIKGSAVNQDGLSNGLTAPNGPSQQAVIREALENAGVASTQISYVEAHGTATSLGDPIEVKSLKAVLMQGREPDQPCWIGSVKTNIGHLEGAAGIAGLIKVVLSLQHAEIPPNLHLEQLNPYISLKGTTFSIPTERQPWVALTERRLAGVSSFGFGGTNCHVILEEAPPTTTGANDIQPKMHLLTLSAKSEKALSELAQSYVDFLASHPEVSLFDVCFTANTGRSHFNHRLAVVAESTVQLREQLEAFAAKKETAKLVSGQVNNSKRQKIAFLFTGQGSQYLGMGRQLYENAPIFRQAIDRCDEILRPYLGQSLLQVLYPKPGEASPLDQTAYTQPALFALEYALVQLWKSWGIHPSAVMGHSVGEYVAATVAGVFTLEDGLKLISERARLMQSLPTGGEMVAVFASPAFIRKLHEIDNNKVSFAAYNGLQNTVISGEAQFVQAICTQLEAAGIKTKKLQTSHAFHSPLMEPILAQFREVADNVTYAAPQMAIVSNLTGEQLTSEAITPDYWCRHLRSPVEFAESIKTLHTSGYEVFVEIGPKPTLLGMGRNCLPDVETSYFAFLPSLRQGQSDCQQMLESLGELYVHGVEVDWSGFYQENQGRRVNLPTYPWERSRYWIETKLPSKNSQPLEAWQNSNDTKGHPLLGSQLKNLAHLPNHYFWEIELDKRRLPYLTQHRLLGAAVVPVAVYLEMALVASEEVFGGFHQVRDLELHNVLFIPENGTQTVQIILASDVDGLTSFQVYSRPTDADPSSKKWTLHATAKIAHSNEQEKKLCSSA from the coding sequence ATGGAACCTATAGCAATTATCGGTACTGGCTGTCGTTTTCCTGGTGCTAACAACCCAGAATCATTCTGGCAGCTCTTGCGTAACGGGGTGGATACCATTACCGAAGTACCAAAAGAACGCTGGGATATTGACGCCTTGTATGACCCAAAGCCAGCTACTCCAGAAAAAATGAATACCCGTTGTGGTGGCTTTTTAGAGCAGGTAGATCAATTTGAACCAAGCTTCTTCGGCATTTCCCCTCGCGAGGCAGAACCGATGGACCCCCAGCAAAGATTATTGTTGGAGGTCGCTTGGGAAGCTTTAGAAAACGCCGCAATTGTACCGCAAAAGCTAGCAGGCAGCAAGACTGGAGTTTTTATCGGCATATGTAATGCTGACTATCACAGACTTATCTACCAGGACTCCTCCCGCATAAATGCACACAGCGGTACAGGTACTGCTTTCTCCATTGCCGCTAACCGCCTATCCTATGTGCTGGATTTACGAGGACCGAGTGTGGCAATAGATACTGCTTGCTCTTCCTCCTTGGTTGCAGTCCACTTCGCGTGTCAAAGTTTGCACAACGGCGAGTCCAATCTGTGCTTAGTTGGAGGGGTAAACTTGATTTTGTCCCCTGAGCCGAGCATAACTTTCTCTCAAGCACACATGATGTCAGCTGATGGTCGGTGTAAAACCTTTGATGCAAGTGCTAACGGTTACGTAAGGGGGGAGGGCTGCGGCATAGTAGTTCTTAAGCGCCTAAAAGATGCACTTCGGGATAAAGACAATATTCAAGCAATCATCAAAGGTTCAGCAGTTAACCAAGATGGTCTGAGCAATGGACTGACTGCACCCAATGGACCTTCCCAACAGGCGGTTATCCGTGAAGCCTTAGAAAATGCAGGCGTGGCATCAACACAGATTAGCTATGTTGAAGCTCACGGCACTGCCACCTCTTTGGGAGACCCAATCGAAGTTAAATCCCTAAAAGCCGTGCTAATGCAGGGTCGGGAGCCAGACCAGCCCTGTTGGATTGGCTCGGTTAAAACTAATATTGGTCATTTAGAGGGTGCTGCTGGAATTGCTGGACTGATCAAGGTCGTACTTTCACTGCAACACGCGGAGATACCACCGAATCTGCATCTGGAGCAGCTAAATCCTTATATTTCTTTAAAAGGAACAACTTTTTCTATCCCTACTGAACGCCAGCCTTGGGTTGCGCTCACAGAACGCCGCTTGGCTGGGGTAAGCTCATTTGGCTTCGGTGGCACAAATTGTCATGTCATCCTGGAAGAAGCACCACCTACCACCACAGGTGCTAATGATATCCAACCCAAGATGCATCTTTTGACGCTTTCAGCAAAAAGCGAGAAGGCACTTTCGGAACTAGCACAAAGTTATGTAGATTTCTTAGCGTCTCATCCTGAAGTATCGCTTTTCGATGTTTGTTTTACTGCTAATACGGGGCGATCGCATTTTAACCACCGCCTTGCCGTAGTTGCTGAATCTACCGTGCAGTTACGAGAACAGCTAGAAGCCTTCGCAGCTAAGAAAGAGACTGCCAAACTAGTAAGCGGTCAGGTAAACAACAGCAAGCGCCAGAAAATAGCGTTTTTGTTTACTGGTCAAGGCTCTCAGTATTTAGGCATGGGACGCCAACTCTACGAAAATGCGCCCATCTTCCGGCAAGCCATCGACCGCTGCGATGAAATTCTGCGTCCCTACTTGGGGCAGTCACTGCTGCAAGTCCTCTATCCCAAACCGGGCGAGGCTTCACCGCTAGACCAGACCGCTTACACCCAACCTGCTTTATTCGCCCTAGAATATGCTTTGGTGCAGTTGTGGAAATCTTGGGGCATTCACCCATCAGCGGTGATGGGTCATAGTGTAGGGGAATACGTCGCTGCAACTGTAGCGGGAGTCTTCACCTTGGAGGATGGACTAAAACTCATCAGCGAACGTGCCCGCTTGATGCAGAGTTTGCCGACTGGTGGTGAGATGGTAGCAGTGTTTGCCTCACCCGCATTTATACGGAAACTTCATGAAATTGATAATAACAAAGTATCATTTGCCGCTTATAATGGGTTGCAGAACACCGTAATTTCTGGAGAGGCGCAATTCGTGCAGGCAATCTGTACCCAATTAGAAGCAGCAGGAATTAAAACTAAAAAGCTACAAACTTCCCACGCCTTCCACTCACCACTGATGGAGCCGATACTGGCTCAATTCCGTGAGGTGGCGGACAATGTTACCTACGCAGCTCCCCAAATGGCGATCGTCTCCAACCTCACGGGTGAGCAACTGACATCAGAAGCGATCACCCCTGACTACTGGTGTCGCCATTTACGTTCTCCCGTAGAATTTGCTGAAAGTATAAAGACACTTCATACCTCTGGTTATGAGGTGTTTGTGGAGATTGGACCAAAACCAACGCTGTTGGGGATGGGTCGCAACTGCTTGCCCGATGTAGAGACTTCGTATTTCGCGTTTCTACCCAGCTTGCGCCAAGGACAGTCAGATTGTCAGCAAATGCTCGAAAGTTTGGGCGAATTGTACGTACATGGAGTAGAGGTAGACTGGTCTGGTTTTTACCAAGAAAATCAAGGACGAAGAGTAAATCTACCGACTTATCCGTGGGAGCGATCGCGCTATTGGATTGAGACAAAACTACCATCGAAAAACTCGCAGCCTCTGGAAGCTTGGCAGAACTCAAACGATACCAAGGGACATCCGCTTTTAGGTTCTCAATTAAAAAATTTAGCGCATCTTCCCAACCATTACTTTTGGGAAATTGAGCTTGATAAGCGCCGCCTCCCTTATCTAACGCAGCATCGACTCCTTGGAGCCGCAGTTGTACCTGTCGCAGTTTACTTAGAAATGGCTTTGGTTGCAAGCGAAGAAGTTTTTGGGGGATTTCACCAAGTCAGGGATTTGGAACTGCACAATGTACTGTTCATTCCTGAGAATGGCACTCAAACCGTTCAGATTATCCTTGCTAGTGATGTGGATGGCTTAACATCTTTTCAAGTTTACAGCCGCCCAACAGATGCAGACCCATCTTCTAAAAAGTGGACACTGCACGCAACTGCAAAAATTGCTCACAGTAACGAACAGGAGAAAAAATTATGCAGTTCGGCTTAA